The nucleotide window ATGAAGAAGGCCGGCCTCCGTTCGGCGAAGAAAATCTACCAGCGGGTTCTTGAGGACTCCCGCGAGCTTCCCGATCCGGTTAGGGACGAGCTCATGGTTCTGGCTGCGAGGTACATGCTCGGCCTTGGCGAGATAAACGAGGCGATAATCTACGCGATGGAGGTCAAGAACCCCTCGCTCAGGGACACGGTTCTCCTCCAGATAATAAGGAGAAACACCTCCCTCATAGGCACCGAGAAGGTCAGGGTTGCCTACAGGATACGGAAGAGCAAGATGGCCCTCGAGAACATCTCCACTGAGCCACACCGCTCAAAGGCCCTCATCGAGATAATGAAGTCCTACTTCCTCATGGGCAGCTACGAGAACGGTATAGCCACCATCAGGGAGATCGAGCAGAGGGAGTGGGCCAAGTACGCCTTTAAGGAGGCCCTCTTCTTCCTCAAGGAGAGGGGTGTGATAGAGAAGTACGTTCCGAACCTCAAGGAGCTCGCCAAGTACCTCGTCGAGAAGTTCGGGGACGAGTTCAAGATAGAGCTGGGCGTTGCCTTCGCGCTGGCGGAGGAGCCGGTCGAGGCCGCCGACCTGCTGAGGAAGCTTGATGGGGACAAGGCCCTCGTTGAGGTTGCGATAAGGCTCCTTGAGGTCGCTCCGAGGTATCTTCCAGCGTTCATCCGCGTTCTGAACGAGCGCGAGGCAACCGAGGTTGGAAGGGCAGTTATGAACCGCTTCCTTGAGAACCCCGATGAAGGTGACTGGGAAACGATCAGGGCGATATGGGAGCGCTCCCGGAGCGAGGAGGTCAGGGTTAAGATAGCGCGCTACTCACTTGTTAAGGGGGACATAGACGGGGCAATGAAGGTCGTTGAGCACATAGAGAACGAGAGGCTTCGCTCCATAGTCTTGGCGGATATAGCCCACAGGCTCCTCAAGATGGGGGACGTTTCAAGGGCCATCGACGTTGCCCTCGAGGTCAGGGATCCGAAGTTCTCCTCCATCCTGATAGCCGAGATTCTGATCGGTGCCCTCGACAGGGAGATAGAGGCCAAGGTGGTAGTCAATGGAAAGGCTAAGAATCACTCTTAGGCGGAAAAAGAGCGATCCCGTTGATTACGTCAGGGACCTCGCGGCAGCTCTGCTCGAGGGGAGGGTCATCGGCGAGGACGTTCTCTTCAGGGACGCCGTAAACGAGATCTACACGACCCTTAGGGAGGTTCTCTTCAAGGGGAAGGGCGGAAGCGAGAACCTCATCAGGGCCTACGAGCTCGCCGTCATACT belongs to Thermococcus sp. AM4 and includes:
- a CDS encoding prenyltransferase: MFWLLIREIIETVEVIRDPYLRATTYAKIGERLARVRDAKFKLVFLKAIETTREIDDPVKTFRALLSIGYSMKKAGLRSAKKIYQRVLEDSRELPDPVRDELMVLAARYMLGLGEINEAIIYAMEVKNPSLRDTVLLQIIRRNTSLIGTEKVRVAYRIRKSKMALENISTEPHRSKALIEIMKSYFLMGSYENGIATIREIEQREWAKYAFKEALFFLKERGVIEKYVPNLKELAKYLVEKFGDEFKIELGVAFALAEEPVEAADLLRKLDGDKALVEVAIRLLEVAPRYLPAFIRVLNEREATEVGRAVMNRFLENPDEGDWETIRAIWERSRSEEVRVKIARYSLVKGDIDGAMKVVEHIENERLRSIVLADIAHRLLKMGDVSRAIDVALEVRDPKFSSILIAEILIGALDREIEAKVVVNGKAKNHS